In Ornithorhynchus anatinus isolate Pmale09 chromosome 17, mOrnAna1.pri.v4, whole genome shotgun sequence, the following proteins share a genomic window:
- the RPL23A gene encoding 60S ribosomal protein L23a, whose amino-acid sequence MAPKPKKPVAPPPKTEAKAKALKAKKAVLKGVHSHKKKKIRTSPTFRRPKTLRLRRQPKYPRKSAPRRNKLDHYAIIKFPLTTESAMKKIEDNNTLVFIVDVKANKHQIKQAVKKLYDIDVAKVNTLIRPDGEKKAYVRLAPDYDALDVANKIGII is encoded by the exons TCGCCCCCCCGCCCAAGACAGAGGCCAAGGCGAAGGCCTTGAAGGCCAAGAAGGCCGTGCTGAAAGGCGTCCacagccacaagaagaagaagatcaGGACCTCCCCCACTTTCCGACGGCCCAAGACCCTGCGGCTGCGGAGGCAACCCAAGTACCCTCGAAAGAGTGCGCCCCGGAGAAACAA GCTCGACCACTATGCCATCATCAAGTTCCCCCTGACCACCGAGTCGGCCATGAAGAAGATCGAGGACAACAACACACTGGTGTTCATCGTGGACGTCAAGGCTAACAAGCACCAGATCAAGCAGGCGGTGAAGAAGCTGTATGACATTGATGTGGCCAAAGTTAACACTTTGATCCG GCCTGATGGTGAGAAGAAAGCCTATGTGCGGTTGGCCCCTGACTATGACGCCTTGGATGTTGCCAACAAG ATTGGGATCATCTAA